CAAGGAAAGAAACTATGAGTTCATTGTTTCGGGAGGGCAACATGTTAAGCTTGAGTCAGCTCTTGAGGTACTCCATGACGAATATGGAATCAATAAAGTTCTGGTAGACACTGGTCCAACACTTAACGGGGTGCTTCTGGGCGAAGGATTGGTTGATGAACTAAGTCTTCTCATAGCCCCGGTTCTTGCAGACTCTGACTATCCCCATTTATTCTCCAAACTTGGTATTGAAGAGGGCATTGATCTTGAACTTGCAAATTGCGACAATGTTGGAAATGGCTACGTGCATCTTGTATATAAGATCAAAAAGTAATGTTAAGTGGTGTAATTCCGATATTTGATTTGGGGTAGTACAATGGCAGATATAATAATTGTTGATATGGAACCGCAGATGGTTATAAGTCTCAGGAGAATTGGTCCTTATCAGCAGATCAGTGACATGATTCCTGAGCTTTATGAATTTGCAGAGGAAAACGGTGTTGTGATTGTAGGTGCGCCTATATTTATATGCCATGAGATTTCGGTAGAAGAAGCCATGGACGCTGAGGAAAAAGGAAACGCTGACGTTGAAGTTGTTTTTCCGGTTGATGGTGATGTGAAAACCAGCGGCGAAGTAAAATATTATGAGCTTGCCGGTGGGAAAATGGCTAAAACAGTTCATAAAGGTCCGTATGAAGCAATGGTACCTACTTACGAGAAACTGTATGCCTGGCTCGAAGAAAATAGGAAACAAATAATTGGTCCGATGTGGGAAATTTATCTGTCAGATCCAAGGGAG
The DNA window shown above is from Methanohalophilus levihalophilus and carries:
- a CDS encoding GyrI-like domain-containing protein produces the protein MADIIIVDMEPQMVISLRRIGPYQQISDMIPELYEFAEENGVVIVGAPIFICHEISVEEAMDAEEKGNADVEVVFPVDGDVKTSGEVKYYELAGGKMAKTVHKGPYEAMVPTYEKLYAWLEENRKQIIGPMWEIYLSDPREVPPEDYVTEIYVPVD